GGTTTTCTTCGCTTTCGTCCACGCGGTACGGGTTGAGCAGCGAGAGCACGATAAAGGTACTGAACATGTTCAGCACCAGCGCCGCGACCACATATTTCGGTTGCAGCATGGTCATATACGCGCCGACGATGGACATCGAAACCGTAGACATCGCCGTTGCGGCCATGGTGTACATGCGGTTCTGCGACATTTTGCCGAGGATATCTTTATAGGCAATAAAGTTTTCAGATTGGCCGAGGATCAGTGAACTGACGGCGTTAAAGGATTCCAGTTTGCCCATGCCGTTGACTTTTGACAGCACCGTACCGATAGCGCGGATAATAATCGGCAGTACGCGGATGTGTTGCAAAATACCAATCAGCGCGGAAATAAAGACAATCGGGCAGAGCACTTTCAGGAAGAAGAACGCCAGACCTTCGTCATTCATTTTACCGAATACGAAATTTGTCCCTTCGTTGGCAAAGCCGAGCAGCTTTTCAAACATCTCTGAGAAGCCTTTAACGAAACCCAGGCCAATATCAGAGTTAAGGAAGAACCAGGCCAGTAAAACTTCAATAACCAGCAATTGAATAACAAAGCGAATGCGGATCTTTTTGCGATCGCTGCTCACAAGCAAGGCAAGCAGCGCTACAACAGCAAGCGCCAGAACAAAGTGCAGAACGCGGGACATATTTGCTCCAAATATGAGACGGGTAGGAATTTCGTGCACATTCTATGCAACAAGACAAAAGAAAACGAGATCAAAAACACACTATATTAATGACCTGTGACCAGACGCAAAATTAGTGATCAAACATACATTTCCGCTATGTTAATAAAGTCCGTGAAAAGTTGCGTTACGCTGCTAGACTCTTAACATAACGCTGCGGCTAATGTTGTTGCCGCCGTCACCATCCTTGACTTTCAACCTTTCTATCGTTCCCGGCTATCAGAGAAATCAAGCAAACCCATTTAAGCGATCTTGATAATCATTCTCATTTTGGTAGCATGAAACATAGCAAAGGCTATATTTAGGGGCAAAAAATGAACAGTAGTCGCGTTGAGAGTAGTAACGGGCGAGCAGCGCGCAAATTACGGTTTGCATTAATGGGACCTGCGTTCATTGCGGCGATCGGCTATATCGATCCGGGTAACTTTGCCACCAATATTCAGGCGGGGGCCACTTTCGGCTACCAGCTATTGTGGGTTGTTGTCTGGGCTAACCTGATGGCGATGCTTATCCAACTGATGTCCGCCAAACTGGGCATTGCCACCGGGAAAAACCTTGCTGAGCAGATCCGCGATCACTATCCGCGCCCGCTGGTGTGGTTTTATTGGGTGCAGGCAGAAATTATTGCCATGGCGACGGATCTCGCGGAATTTATCGGCGCGGCCATTGGTTTCAAGCTGATCCTCGGCGTGTCGCTGCTGCAAGGTGCGGTGCTGACCGGGATCGCCACGTTCCTGATTTTAATGCTGCAACGGCGCGGGCAAAAACCGCTGGAAAAAGTGATCGGCGGCCTGCTGCTGTTTGTTGCGGCGGCGTATATCGTTGAGTTGATCTTTTCACAGCCGAAACTCGCTGCGCTGGCGAAAGGCGTGGTTATCCCGTCATTGCCGGGAACGGAGGCTGTTTTCCTTGCCGCTGGTGTGCTGGGTGCGACCATCATGCCGCACGTTATTTATCTTCACTCTTCCCTGACGCAGCATTTGCATCAGGGAACGCAGCGCGAGCGCTATTCGGCAACCAAATGGGATGTCGGGCTGGCAATGACCATTGCCGGGTTTGTTAACCTGGCGATGATGGCAACGGCGGCGGCGGCATTCCATTTTAATGGGCATACTGGCGTGGCCGATCTCGATCAGGCTTATTTAACGCTGGAACCGCTGTTAAGCCATGCAGCTGCGACCATTTTTGGCCTCAGCCTGGTGGCGGCGGGCCTCTCTTCAACCGTTGTCGGTACGCTTGCCGGACAAGTGGTGATGCAGGGTTTCGTGCGTTTTCATATCCCGCTGTGGGTGCGCCGCACCATCACCATGATGCCGTCGTTTATTGTTATCTGGCTGGGGCTGGATCCGACGCGCATTCTGGTGATGAGCCAGGTGCTGCTGAGCTTTGGTATTGCGCTGGCGCTGGTGCCGCTGCTGATTTTTACCAGTAAGCAAGATTTAATGGGCGAGTTGGTAAACAGTACTCTGGTAAGACGCACAGGGTGGGTGATTGTCGCGCTGGTGGTTGGGTTAAATAGCTGGCTGCTGGTAGGGACAATAGCGGAGTTGTAATTTCAGTGCCGTAAATAAAATGCCCGGTGGCGCTATATGCTTACCGGGCCTGCAACCTCTTCACGAAACCTGTTCCGGGCAAAAAAACTTAATGGTGATGCCCGTGACCGCGTCCTGGGCCGCGATGATCGTCGCGGTCGCGCCAGCCTTCACGGTAGCCGCGCGCATACGCATCACGTTTATCCCAGCCGCGATGCAGGCCGCGATCATGTCTGTGCCAGCGGTTGCCGCGCCATTCATAGTTACGGCCCCAGTAATCGCGGTCGCGCCAGTGTCCACCATCCCAGTAGTTACCATAGTTATCGCGATCGCCAATTTGTAATTTTACAGACGGCAACAGGGTGATTTCGCCAGCATTAGCGACCAGCGGCGCTGAAGCCATTAATACTGCTGCCAGAATCAGTGACCTGAACATACTCTTCTCCTTCACGATCGGGCCGGGACGGCCTGTGGCAGCAATACTACGGGGCGGTTAAGCCCCATATTAGTGGCGTAACTCCTAAAACACCGCTGGCAGCATTTTTTGCTAAAATAGTGTTATTTCGCGCCGCTCAGAAGAGCGTCTATCTCATCGCACTCCTGTGCGCTGAATTGCCGGTTAGCCAGCATTCCCACCGCATCGTCCAGTTGGCTGGTTTTACTTGCGCCAATCAGCACCGACGTCACTTTGTTATCGCGCAGCACCCAGGCCAGCGCCATTTGCGATAACTTCTGACCACGCCGCTGTGCCAGCGCATTCAGCGCCCGCACGGTGGCGAGCTTCTCTTCGGTAAGCTGATCCGGGTTGAGAAAGCGGCTGCCGCTCGCCGCGCGGGAATCTGCCGGAATGCCATGCAGATAGCGGTCGGTTAATTGCCCGCCTGCCAGCGGCGAAAACGCAATGCTGCCGACGCCTTTTTCCTGCAAAACGTCCAGCAACTCCGTTTCCACCCAACGTTCAAACAGGGAGTATTTGGGCTGATGGATAAGGCACGGCGTCCCAAGATCATTGAGGATGTCGATAGCTTCGCGCGCCTGCGCCGCCGGGTAGTTGGACAGCCCGACATACAGCGCTTTACCCTGGCGCACAATCTGATCCAGCGCGCGCATCGTCTCTTTCAGCGGTGTTTCGGGATCCGGGCGGTGATGATAGAAGATATCAACATACTCAATACCCATCCGGCGCAGGCTTTGATCGAGGCTGGCAATCAGATATTTACGCGATCCCCAGTCGCCATACGGCCCGTCCCACATGGTGTAACCGGCTTTACTGGAGATAATCAATTCATCCCGGTAAGGCCGAAAATCTTCCTGCAAAATGCGGCCAAAGTTGCTCTCAGCAGAGCCGGGCGGTGGCCCATAGTTATTGGCCAAATCAAAATGGG
The nucleotide sequence above comes from Kosakonia sp. H02. Encoded proteins:
- a CDS encoding NupC/NupG family nucleoside CNT transporter produces the protein MSRVLHFVLALAVVALLALLVSSDRKKIRIRFVIQLLVIEVLLAWFFLNSDIGLGFVKGFSEMFEKLLGFANEGTNFVFGKMNDEGLAFFFLKVLCPIVFISALIGILQHIRVLPIIIRAIGTVLSKVNGMGKLESFNAVSSLILGQSENFIAYKDILGKMSQNRMYTMAATAMSTVSMSIVGAYMTMLQPKYVVAALVLNMFSTFIVLSLLNPYRVDESEENLQMAKLHEGQSFFEMLGEYILAGFKVAIIVAAMLIGFIALISGLNALFAAVLGISFQGILGYLFYPIAWVLGVPAHEALQVASIMATKLVSNEFVAMMDLQKVAANLSPRSEGILSVFLVSFANFSSIGIIAGAIKGLNEEQGNVVSRFGLKLVYGSTLVSVLSAAIAALVI
- the mgrA gene encoding L-glyceraldehyde 3-phosphate reductase, which produces MVYMADPARYQKMVYQRCGDSGLKLPAVSLGLWHNFGDATLLENSRQLLRHAFDLGITHFDLANNYGPPPGSAESNFGRILQEDFRPYRDELIISSKAGYTMWDGPYGDWGSRKYLIASLDQSLRRMGIEYVDIFYHHRPDPETPLKETMRALDQIVRQGKALYVGLSNYPAAQAREAIDILNDLGTPCLIHQPKYSLFERWVETELLDVLQEKGVGSIAFSPLAGGQLTDRYLHGIPADSRAASGSRFLNPDQLTEEKLATVRALNALAQRRGQKLSQMALAWVLRDNKVTSVLIGASKTSQLDDAVGMLANRQFSAQECDEIDALLSGAK
- a CDS encoding Nramp family divalent metal transporter; the encoded protein is MNSSRVESSNGRAARKLRFALMGPAFIAAIGYIDPGNFATNIQAGATFGYQLLWVVVWANLMAMLIQLMSAKLGIATGKNLAEQIRDHYPRPLVWFYWVQAEIIAMATDLAEFIGAAIGFKLILGVSLLQGAVLTGIATFLILMLQRRGQKPLEKVIGGLLLFVAAAYIVELIFSQPKLAALAKGVVIPSLPGTEAVFLAAGVLGATIMPHVIYLHSSLTQHLHQGTQRERYSATKWDVGLAMTIAGFVNLAMMATAAAAFHFNGHTGVADLDQAYLTLEPLLSHAAATIFGLSLVAAGLSSTVVGTLAGQVVMQGFVRFHIPLWVRRTITMMPSFIVIWLGLDPTRILVMSQVLLSFGIALALVPLLIFTSKQDLMGELVNSTLVRRTGWVIVALVVGLNSWLLVGTIAEL
- the ypeC gene encoding DUF2502 domain-containing protein YpeC, producing MFRSLILAAVLMASAPLVANAGEITLLPSVKLQIGDRDNYGNYWDGGHWRDRDYWGRNYEWRGNRWHRHDRGLHRGWDKRDAYARGYREGWRDRDDHRGPGRGHGHHH